From Epinephelus lanceolatus isolate andai-2023 chromosome 23, ASM4190304v1, whole genome shotgun sequence:
AgaacttttactccactacatttattttaaaacaacaacaatgatgcATTATCATAGTTTAATATAAGACTTTATTGATCCTCTAGGGAATATTCACAAGCTATCCAGCGCTacataaagtcattaaaatgagctccacctttatcagctgcaacattaaagagCATTACTGATTATAATAcgataatataatatatattattgtgAAActggccattctgcataatgagcacTTTTACTTCTGGTActgtaagtatattttgatgctgatacttttgtacttttacagtGTTTAATACTTGTAGTGGAGTACTCTCATGTTGTGGTGTAGCTGCTTTCACTCTGGTGGAACATAACTAAGTAAATTTACTAAAGTTACTGTACTTAAATACGACTTTGAGGTACTCGTACTGGAGTATTTTCAGTTTCTGCTACATTATACGTCTACTCCACTGCTAACCAGACACAGATATTGTACTTTATACTCCACAACATCTATTTTAATGACTtcagttactttgcagattgaGATTAAtaccaaaatataatcaacaaataaattatgatgCATTATTTTAGGGTTAATATAAGACTTGATTGAATTCACAAGCTACCCAGCACTATattaagtcattaaaatgagctcccCCCTTTATCAGCTGTAATATTAAAGTGCATCATTGATTACAATAtgataatttattattgtaaaatGGGTTCTTCTGCATAATGAGCACTTTTACTTCTGGTActgtaagtatattttgatgctgatacttttgtacttttacttaagtacagtattaAGTGCTTGTGGTGGAGTACTTTTATACTGTGGTATGGCTGCTTTTACTCTGGTGGAACATaaccaagtacatttactcgAGTACTGTGTTTAAGTACAATTTAAGGCACTCGTACTgaagtattttcattttgtgctaCTTCATACGTCTACTGCACTATGATTTAGGGGCAAATATTGTACGttttactccactgcatttattttaatgactttggtgacttTGCAGATTGAGATCAATAACAAAATagaattaagaaaataaattatgatgCATGATTGTAGGTTAATATAAGACTTTACTGATACTCTGAGCTATCTAGCAGTAAATAAAGTCATTATATATTACTGtgaaacaagcacttttacCTTTGGTACTTAAAATACATTCTGATGCTGATACTTTAGTACTTATCTAATAGTTGTAATGGCATACTTTTACATTGTGGTATAGCTGCTTTCACTCTGGTGGAACATAAttaactacatttatttaagtactgtacttaagtataattttgaggtacttgtatgTAAAAGCAGAGTGACCAGGCAGTATATAACGTCCTTAAAATGAGCTGCACCTGCAACATTAAAGCgctttaatatatatatatatatatatatatattattgtgAAAGGGGCCATTCTTCATAATgagcacttttactttttgtacttaAGTATATTCTGATGCTGacactttgaaataaaaatctgaatgcaggactttgacttgtaacagagtatttttacactgtggtattagtaAAAGATCTCTGCCCCTGACACACAAACTCCCCCATCATCATCAGAGCATATTAATAACACAACAGCGCTCATAAAGCCACGGATGCAGCAGCTACACGAACTCATCTTACACTGAGCaggatgtgtgtgcgtgcctgtgtgtgtgtgtgtgtatgtgcctgtgtgtgtggagttgCGCACAAACGTACCGTTCCGTATAACCTTCCCCTGCTGTTCATTGCGACAAACAGCTCACTCCTCACCCCGAACATGCTGATCACTCCTCGGTCCACGGCGGAGATCTCTATCAGACCTAAAGGAGACACAGTGTTAGGACAGGACAGCAGCATAGACAGTGTCACACTgcgacgggggggggggggggggcaacacAAAGTCGAGTAACTGGCCTCTGCAGCAGTGATGGGTGTAACCTTGCAGGTGCATTGCGACTGGATGATGCTCTCTCTGCTCAATCAGCCCTTTGGATTAATCACCTATATGCAGTTTAAACATGATGTGAGTGTAGTTTACAGGGTGCTGAGtgggtctctgtgtgtgtgtgtgtgtgtgtgtgagtgtgagactGTGTGCGTGCTGCTGCAGCGGGACGCAGGGTAAAAATAAGTTAGCGTCTAAACTGGGTCCAAGCATTCATGTCATGTTTTTGGCTTGGGAGGATATTTCGCACTGCAGGATGTAAGGGCTCAGTACACTGTTTTTGCTTTCGGAAACTTTCAACCATGCCGACGCGTCTTATTAAATATCATGCAAAGACAAGTGACCCGCTCTAACTTTCACACAGCCTGCGCATAGGGTTACACTCTTTTTCGGCTCCAGCGCGTCGCCGGATGCAACTCACTGTATTGGTTCTCATTGTGTGCACCGCTTATCCTGCCATCCGGGAGCACCTGCAGGTGAAACCCAATGCCCACGTTGCAGTACAGTCGCCGCACTCTTTTGATGCCCTGCAAATAGTCACTCTCCCAGTTCAGCTCCGATTTCCCCCCGTTTATACCCAGATAGGAGCGGGAGAAGAGCGTCTCCCACTTCTTCTCCAACAAAGTCGCATTAGTCCTGCTCGGAATCGGATAAGATGAAACGATCCCCCAGAGAGAAGTCCACAGTACAAGAAGTGCTGCCAGCGTCCAGTGCGTCCTGGCCCCGTTGGACATACTGTAGAGGCACCTCTGCGCAACGGCCATCCAGTTTACCTTCGGGGCACGTGGTCAAAGTTACCTGCCCTAAAAATGCAACTCTTCTTATTTTTTGTCCTTTGGCATGGTGGTGGTAAAGGCTTGTTTTGGGATCAAGGCAGATCAGGGCCCCATAGCCCGAGATCTGAGTAGGAGGAGAGGGACAGAGCGCGTCGGAGCTTGAATTGGTGCCGGTGGCGATGATCATCTTTCGCCGCTCCGCGCCTCTGGACAGGCAACGCTGGTCGTGGAGGGGACACACCACTCACCGCAAAACCAGCTCACCTTGCCCCCCGACACTCACATCctaaaatgacatcactgtgactTCACCGCTGCTCCCCCCatcaaaaggaggaggaggaggaggagagggagagagagagagagagagagagagagagaaagagagagagagagttacaagaccccagcagcagcagcagcagatctgATAGGAATGATGGGGGGGGTGCTGCACCTTCACATCGGCTTCGGCTCAGACAAGTCACAGACAATATGAAGGCGCATTTCCTGTggtgcttttcaaaataaaaatcagtgtgGCTGTGTTCCAACTCTCAGAAGGATCAAATGATTCTCTGCATCATCAGTCTCCaaacctaaataaataaacatgtaaagAAAAGCCTGAATAAAGGATTTCATACACAGTGAACGGTTTGATGAGTAAGAAAATGATATAAAATCATCCGCTTTGACCTCCACAATTTGAAGTTTAATTTGTCATTACCCAGGTAGGGGTTTAACGATTCATtgatctggatcgatatatccattcaatgatcaacaatccaatatCATCCATACAAAgcgaaaacatcgatccatattgTCATCTTAggatatgcttttattttgaaaaggcagaaggcaagcagccaagagaaagacgaCTTGGGAATAAATCTGCAGAGTGGAATTAATTTGGACAAGTACGAGTCAACAGACAGGTCACATTACAAGATAAAACACGACATACCTGCCTGGATAAGCATCTCACTCCACTGAGTCTCACtcagtttaaagtaaactttgcTGCACTTAAGCAGTTactattatttacattatttatatgttgtttttatcttttatggccaaaagcaagaaagaaaggggtggcagcttcttctgtaaccgACTGTGTTATATGAGCATTTAATATTGTCTCATATCGATTGCAGGCCCCTAAATCGCATTGAATGAAAATtgtattgtggcagactttgcAATATTTGCAAACATTGTATTGTTGTCTAAAGAATCATTATAACATCACatcatgatgaaactggtgatttacacccctacaaTCAAAGAAAAATGGAGCAATTCAATTAACTTCAATagaaaggtcaaagttcaatgGAAAGTGCCGGACTTAGCCAATGAGATATCAACACAATCAAACAACTTAGTTACAACAcgctctcatcccaactcgtcaaataccaccaCGCTGTCAGAAGCCCTACAAAAGACGTCCTGCATCTGTTTTGGATGTTCAGGGATGGTGTGTCAAgttacacttgttacatgcattgtgtcttttcaaagtaaacttccattttcacaggaaatgtacagtttccatTCGTTATATGCatagtctttttaaaaataaacttacaaaggaggtaaaacactttgttttagcaCACTAcgctgttattaaaataacgATTTACTTTTCACAAGGGATGCCAAAGTGAAACCCGGGatatttttaatgagacacTAGGACATTTTTGGTTgggtttgtggcaacaaaacagTGTATTTTAAGTAGATGTCAGGTCATTTCCTGTTGTATTTGTGGCAACAAAATcaggtgtttttaaaaagacatttccagctgtgtatTTGGCAACAAAACCGGGTATTTTTAAGGAGACGTCGAGATATTTCCAGCTGcatttgttgcaacaaaaccaggtattatTAACGAGACGTTGGGAcctttccagctgtgtttgtggcaacaaaaccaAAATTTTTAACAAGACAATTCCATCTGTCTTTTTGgcaacaaaactgggtattGTTAAAGAAACGttaggacattttcagccacgtttgtggtgacaaaaccaggtatttgtAATGAGATATCAGGACATTTACAGCTGTGGAAAACATaatgttttcctaaacctaaccaggtgatTTTCTTGCGTAAATATAAGTACACATTAGCCATGTTAAGATAACACTGTCGCAAGATAAACTGAAATCATGAAGTGTAAAGTTTcaatatttttgctttaaactaaatgcacaaatatAACATACCAATAAtacacagaaatgtacaatggcaAAAGATTTCTTCTGGCAAATAGGTTGGTATTTTCTCATGAATGTCATTTTGATATCACAAAATGTATGAACAACATAGATTATAAATCTCATCTGAGAGAAATTCAGGGTTGCAAGACCctaatacccccccccccccccaagctGTGGTAttctgtgcttttattttgaaggtaatCTAACCTATTTTCTCCGTCTTCCTGTGGCTAAATGCGGCTGACCTGACACAGCTCTTCCTCACATGGGAGACCTGCAGGAagggagggtgtgtgtgagtctgtgagaCTTTCATTGGTGTTGAGCAATcatgggatggatggatggatactgTGTCCAGAACCCAAATCGGGACGGTGGTCATATGTCCTGGCAGCCTGCTGCCTTATTTAGAAGGAAGGTGTAAAAACAGTCACAGCCAGTCACAGGAGAGCAAATGGCAATCCAGTCTGACACTTCCTTAGCTGTTTGTTCAGGAAGTTTACACAACGAGATATTTTGCCTGGTCAGATTGCGCGTTATTATTGTAAGTAACACACCCAGCGACTAACAGAATAATATGTCCTGCGTGAATCAAATGCATGGCATTGTTTTGAGTTCAGGTCCAGAAATAAAGCTGTTAAGGGAGTGTTGAAGAAGACCTGCAGTAGCCGTTTAAAAATGGCAGGAAgctccattttattttaaaaaaaataccaaattttgtcagttttaaatgtggaaaaaatgtgGAGCAAATAAAAGTAAGCTGAGTGCACAGGTTCACCCTCCTTTACATCCCTGTTTGCATCCCATCCTGCAGGGTGCTGGTAGGAGATGAGGACTCAGGGGAATTCCCAACGCGTCATAGAGCACCAGGCTCTGGGGCCCAGAGGTGCTGTCGGCTGCCAGGGAGCCTCAAGCCCACCTTAGCAACCAGAGAGGCCTTGTTACTGATAAACAGCAGTGGCAACCCATAagggaaaaacaacaaacaaacaaaacatctcATTTATCCAACAAAGTGGACATACGTAAAGCGCAACAGAAATGTAATTATACATGTTGACAGtcaataaaaatacatacattgcAAGTATCTGTTATATATTTAAAGATACAGTGTATGTAGTCAATGCGTATGTATAAAGTAAAAGAGAAATCAAGGACCTTTCAGTACGACTGGAGCAGACAGACTGGACCACACCGGACCATCAAATTAATGATTTGCTGTGTAAGCACATGACGATGCAGTCCAAGGCAACCAACAGCCTGAATagacaaaactacttggttattgACAGAGTGTAACTTCAATCAATGGAGAGTGGGCACCGTTAATGAGACGCTGCTGAGCTCTGGAGATTAATTCAGCTAATACCGTTATACTGGCTGAGGCTGCTTTTTACGGAAACCTAATGCATTCACTtgagaaatgaaaaaatctgctctttttctgaattaatgagaTTATTATTACAGAAATCTGGGAAAAAGGTttcctgaaaaagaaaaaaaaatgctcttgTATTTCTAATTGATGAGATAATcgtgttaattcagaaaaacaaatttttttcTAATGAAAACTTTTCTCATAATTCTGAGATCATCTCGTTAATTCAGAGAAAAACTAGCCTTTTTTCCCCCAGTGAATGCATTATGGTTccatagatttttaaaaatctgaagCGAATGCACGAGATTTCACTTATTCGTGAATATTATTTTACACATTCCACACATTTCAAGCATGTCAATATGATATGTCGCTTGTGATATGGTGACATAAGAAATAATCAACCACTGTCCACTTTAAATTGGACAGAGCCCTTGCTTTTCCACAATCACTAGTGTATGACTGCAactgttatttttaatgttgatTCATTTGCAGATTTTATtcatgattgattgatttttgggCTTGaagaatgtcagaaaataatgaaaactgtCCAAGgtccaaattctaatcagttcattctaaAGTCCTAGTGGaagtttttgccaaatttgaggaaaattccctcaaggccttcttaagatattgcattcacgagaatgagacagattcaaggtcacagcgacctttGACTTACGACCattaaattctaatcagttcattcttgagtccaagtggaactttgtgccaaatttgagaaaattccctTTAGGGCATCTTAAGATATCACTTTCACAAAAGTGAGATggatacaaggtcacagtgacctgtgACCTATGGccaacaaattctaatcagttgaGTACAAGTGGAAGTGTGTGCCAAGTTTGAGAAAATCCCTTAAAGGCATTCttaagatattgcattcacaagaatgagatggtttcaaggtcacagtgacctttgactaacgaccaccaaaatctaatcagttcatcattgactTGAATCGCATTTCCTCAATATGTTCTTGAGATgccgcattcacaagaatgagacagatgcaaggtcacagtgacctgtgATCTTTGAccgccaaaatctaatcagtttgtgccaaaattgaggaaactccctcgaGACATTCTTGAGgtattgcattcacgagaatgagacaaatgcatatgaccaccaaaatacGAATGAGTTCACTGTtaagtcaaagtggacgtttgtgccaaatttgaagaaattctcttcaggcattcttgagatatttcattcacaaaaatgggACAAACTGACAACCCAGAAACATACTCCCTCGACAAATTATTTTACTTCTAGAACTGGACTGAGACGAAGTGCTGTGAGGAATACTAAACAATCCAAACATCTGAGTCACAGTGGGGCAACAAGAGGACGGAGGGAGGTAAATGGAAACTTAACACATAACACAGCAAATTGATTTTGCCTATAGACTCGCCTCGACTGAATATATTAGAGCTAAATTAGAACGCCAGAAACTAGAGACTCGAGCAAGAGAAATGTGTCTGCAGTTTACTATTGTCAGGTCAGCTGTCTTTGTTGCAATTATAGGATCTAtttagtgcacacacacacacacatcaatcaGAAAACGGACCGGGGGAATAGCCATACAAACACCTTTTGTGCATATTACCAAAGTGTAAGTAACTGGATACAGGAGGACGCAAAGCTCTTTCAATTACGGTTTTATTAACGTGGGGTTTAAAAGATGAGATTGAAACAACAGCTGGGGAGACCCAGAGATGGAGGGGGGACTTCCCTGGAATGACATCAGAATCGCTGGCATAGACGGGCAGTAATACTCAAAATGTACAGACGACACAACTGAGGCTGCACAAGCCTTCATAAACAATGAATGCCTGTACAAATGCTTTTATATGATAAAATAAGACTAATACGTACAAAAGCTGGGACAAAACTTTACATTATCGAGCAGCAGGCAGTGATCTTGGGATCGATCATAAATGATTGGATTTCATTGGATCCAGGGGAGCAGGGGCTTGTAAAATAGTAGGGAGTACCACCCTGAAAGGAGCTCAGGGGTTCACATTTTTGCTGAACCAGCTTATGTATAATTCAACACCCGAAAACTGCACTGCTCTTTTCCTACACTGCTTTGTAAATTCGTGATACAGTGGAGAAGCAGCAAACCCACTGGGACTTTGATACTAGCAGACATGCCTTGTTAGTAGAACACACGCAGAAATATATGAGGAGATCTGCTTCTTTCGTTATTATTGTGTCAAGCTTTGAACTGC
This genomic window contains:
- the LOC117249536 gene encoding fibroblast growth factor 6-like codes for the protein MAVAQRCLYSMSNGARTHWTLAALLVLWTSLWGIVSSYPIPSRTNATLLEKKWETLFSRSYLGINGGKSELNWESDYLQGIKRVRRLYCNVGIGFHLQVLPDGRISGAHNENQYSLIEISAVDRGVISMFGVRSELFVAMNSRGRLYGTRVFVDECKFKETLLPNNYNAYESFVYKGFYIALSKHGRVKRGNKATTAMTVTHFLPRL